The following proteins are encoded in a genomic region of Brachyhypopomus gauderio isolate BG-103 unplaced genomic scaffold, BGAUD_0.2 sc69, whole genome shotgun sequence:
- the LOC143491041 gene encoding transmembrane protein 51-like — protein MKSCCLCVMTALGLGLVVIGVIVTMWNRDSPTSKHHRGTGSPEISWSGVSLCIGIAFLLLSLIFSIQKIQCTRGEQQSSDGVPSSAGGGERQREAECFAVPSYEEVVDNDQYTVGHLSEPNYCTTDLPAYEDVMVTDCGTEFSDKLCARPAQTRQDAHGSVPQPALIRRNETPGLVQEPITPPPQYDALPPELHRVTLTSCSLNLK, from the exons ATGAAGTCTTGCTGTCTGTGTGTCATGACTGCTCTGGGCCTGGGTCTGGTGGTCATAGGTGTGATCGTGACAATGTGGAACAGGGACTCGCCCACGAGCAAACACCATCGCGGCACGGGCTCCCCCGAAATCTCCTGGTCGGGGGTGTCGTTGTGCATAGGCATAGCCTTTCTGCTGCTGTCTCTGATATTCAGCATACAAAAGATACAGTGTACACGGGGAGAGCAACAGTCCAGCGACGGCGTGCCCTCTTCAGCAGGGGGGGGCGAGAG gcaAAGAGAAGCTGAATGCTTTGCTGTGCCCAGTTATGAGGAAGTGGTCGACAATGATCAATACACTGTTGGACATCTCTCTGAACCAAATTACTGCACCACCGACCTTCCAGCCTATGAGGATGTGATGGTGACAGATTGTGGGACGGAGTTCTCCGATAAACTGTGCGCGCGACCCGCCCAGACTCGACAAGACGCACACGGTTCTGTCCCGCAGCCTGCACTGATCCGTAGGAACGAGACTCCAGGACTCGTACAGGAACCGATCACCCCTCCGCCGCAGTACGACGCACTTCCCCCTGAACTCCACCGCGTCACACTTACCAGTTGTTCACTAAATCTGAAGTGA
- the LOC143491014 gene encoding uncharacterized protein LOC143491014, translating into MELCSRCAMAALGLSLVVIGVILCNRDSTWSVAVVILCAGTGFLVLSLIYKVQWTRGEPHSSDSVPSLAGEDERQREEAECYGVPSYEEVVGNDQYTIGHLSEPNYCTTDLPAYEDVMETDCGVDFSDE; encoded by the exons ATGGAACTTTGCTCTCGGTGTGCCATGGCTGCTCTGGGCCTGAGTCTGGTGGTCATTGGTGTGATCTTGTGCAACAGGGACAGCACTTGGTCGGTGGCGGTTGTGATTTTGTGCGCAGGCACGGGCTTTCTGGTGCTGTCTCTGATATACAAGGTACAGTGGACACGGGGAGAGCCGCATTCCAGCGACAGTGTGCCCTCTTTAGCAGGGGAGGACGAGAG gcaAAGAGAAGAAGCTGAATGCTATGGTGTGCCCAGCTATGAGGAAGTGGTCGGCAATGATCAATACACTATTGGACATCTCTCTGAACCAAATTACTGCACCACCGACCTTCCAGCCTATGAGGACGTAATGGAGACAGACTGTGGGGTGGACTTCTCCGATGAATAG